The Oryzias latipes chromosome 4, ASM223467v1 genome includes a window with the following:
- the LOC101174173 gene encoding uncharacterized protein LOC101174173, with product MACGGRVEAAERGGEQKPEDAVVATRDAVATRDGGLRALLRGLFWPFGLVVRVCSRAWRLLAFQEPHMVTAVSAPPRPCRRKRLRRVTRALLSVLPRWVQSALGFPGPRSIGVALSPEIRSSPAKPDGKGSKRKQDDLDDDEEEEEDHPSWVEALSKELVDDEGPAEDPDYEPSSVETDTDEYASHNNTESDLELSGRGLVIEDVQTDAAPLPPTAE from the exons ATGGCGTGTGGAGGCCGCGTGGAAGCAGCAGAGCGGGGCGGAGAACAGAAACCGGAG GACGCCGTGGTGGCGACGCGGGACGCCGTGGCGACGCGGGACGGCGGGCTGCGCGCGCTGCTCCGCGGCCTCTTCTGGCCGTTTGGCCTCGTG GTTCGAGTCTGCTCCAGGGCCTGGCGGCTGCTTGCCTTTCAGGAGCCTCACATGGTCACCGCGGTCTCTGCACCCCCACGCCCCTGCCGCCGGAAGCGCCTGCGCCGTGTGACGCGCGCGCTGCTGTCCGTCCTGCCCCGCTGGGTCCAGAGCGCCCTGGGCTTCCCGGGACCCCGCAGCATCGGGGTCGCCCTGTCCCCAG AAATCAGAAGTTCTCCCGCCAAACCTGACGGAAAAGGCAGCAAGCGCAAACAAGACGACctggatgatgatgaggaggaggaggaagaccaTCCAAGCTGGGTGGAAGCTCTGTCCAAGgagctggtagatgatgaaggcCCTGCAGAAGATCCGGACTATGAG CCCAGCTCCGTGGAGACGGACACCGACGAATACGCCTCCCACAACAACACGGAGAGCGACCTGGAGCTTTCTGGGAGAGGCCTCGTCATTGAAGATGTGCAGACG GATGCGGCCCCCCTACCCCCCACTGCTGAATGA